From a single Lacerta agilis isolate rLacAgi1 chromosome 3, rLacAgi1.pri, whole genome shotgun sequence genomic region:
- the CMPK2 gene encoding UMP-CMP kinase 2, mitochondrial codes for MLRRGALALLVPLRCRSAMATPPDRRFVVELAGSELVHFSLSDDDDNNNNRAPPRCFPPRPGRCYSFCLPAAGNPRERVRAARLHRLLQRRLSQEQPFGAGSAALALLSYSPSREAALERGFLVQDERRAPEIERSLEELLRHLLPAPVHLAVYEVAEGGEVRCSLWRLDGAAQGRQLVRRARVVAEEEPALHPAGAHLLDDAVFRSRGAARRVLEECTSLIPEAKAVLDLVDQCPQHPKKGDFPVIVIEGLDATGKTTLTQALKDSLNAVLLRSPPPSVSQWRKIFDDEPTLIRRAFYALTNYILASEIAKASSKSPVIVDRYWHSTAAYAVATEISGKVQNLPPLHHEVYHWPEDLLKPDVVLLLTVSPEERIRRLQGRGMEKTEEETELEVNTSFRQKYVLNP; via the exons ATGTTGCGACGGGGCGCCCTCGCTCTCCTGGTGCCGCTCAGATGCCGCTCCGCCATGGCGACGCCTCCCGATCGCCGCTTCGTGGTGGAGCTCGCGGGCTCGGAGCTAGTCCATTTCTCCCTTagcgacgacgacgacaacaataACAACCGTGCGCCTCCCCGGTGCTTCCCGCCCCGTCCGGGGAGATGCTATTCCTTCTGCCTCCCGGCGGCGGGGAACCCCCGGGAGCGAGTCCGTGCTGCCCGGCTGCACCGGCTTCTGCAACGGAGGCTGAGCCAGGAGCAGCCCTTCGGGGCCGGGAGCGCAGCGCTAGCGCTCCTCTCCTACAGCCCCAGCCGCGAGGCTGCGCTGGAGAGAGGCTTCCTGGTGCAGGACGAGCGACGGGCGCCCGAGATCGAGCGCTCCCTCGAAGAGCTGCTTCGTCACCTGCTGCCGGCTCCGGTCCACCTCGCGGTATACGAGGTGGCGGAAGGCGGCGAGGTGCGCTGCTCACTGTGGCGCCTTGACGGGGCGGCGCAGGGCAGGCAGCTGGTGCGAAGGGCGCGCGTGGTCGCCGAGGAGGAGCCGGCGCTGCATCCCGCCGGCGCGCACCTCCTAGACGACGCCGTGTTCCGCTCTCGGGGAGCTGCCCGGAGGGTCCTGGAAGAG TGCACTTCTCTCATTCCTGAGGCCAAAGCAGTCCTTGATCTGGTGGATCAGTGCCCTCAGCATCCAAAGAAGGGTGATTTTCCAGTGATAGTTATTGAGGGTCTGGATGCAACAG GCAAAACAACATTGACTCAAGCCCTGAAGGATTCGCTGAATGCTGTTCTCTTGAGGTCTCCTCCGCCTAGTGTCAGCCAGTGGAGAAAGATATTTGATGATGAACCAACGCTCATACGGAGGGCATTTTATGCTCTGACCAACTACATCCTTGCTTCCGAAATAGCGAAAGCATCGTCTAAGTCACCAGTGATCGTAGACAG GTATTGGCACAGCACTGCCGCGTATGCAGTTGCCACCGAAATAAGCGGGAAAGTGCAGAACCTCCCTCCGCTGCATCACGAAGTATACCACTGGCCCGAAGACCTCCTAAAACCAGATGTTGTTCTACTGCTAACGGTTAGTCCTGAGGAAAGAATCCGGAGACTGCAAGGACGAGGGATGGAGAAAACAGAGGAGGAGACTGAGCTGGAAGTTAATACTTCCTTCCGTCAAAAGTATGTATTAAACCCATAA